One part of the Quercus lobata isolate SW786 chromosome 7, ValleyOak3.0 Primary Assembly, whole genome shotgun sequence genome encodes these proteins:
- the LOC115952195 gene encoding cytochrome P450 94C1-like, which translates to MYNSSKCSFVSLILVSSLSFLFFNLQPSMEIETSWFLQFLNACFYFLALCFLIFPPLLYLAGLKPWCNCEICHTYLTSSWSKQFDNLCDWYAHLLKNSPSKTIHIHVIGNTITANPNNVEYMLKTRFENYPKGKPFSMILGDFLGRGIFNVDGDLWRFQRKMASLELNKYSIRSFAFEIVNYEIKTRLVPLLSLVGSKKDGVLDLQDVFRRFSFDCICRFSFGLDPRCLELSLPMSEFADSFDLASKLSAERAMTVSPLVWKIKRVFNIGSEKKLKEAVSMINVLAQEVIRQKRKMGFFTHKDLLSRFMSSVDDDTYLRDIVISFLLAGRDTVASALTSLFWLLAKHPHVESAIMAEADRVIGANKEFTSFEELRELHYLQAAVYESMRLYPPIQFDSKFCQKDDVLPDGTFVRKGTRVTYHPYAMGRIEEIWGFNCLEFKPERWLKDGIFFPENPFKYPVFQAGLRVCLGKEMALVELKCVALSLLRKFHIDLATPSHTPRFSPGLTASFSGGLQVLVRERETPL; encoded by the coding sequence ATGTACAATAGCTCCAAATGCTCTTTTGTCTCTCTCATTCTagtttcttctctctctttccttttttttaatcttcaacCATCAATGGAGATTGAAACTTCCTGGTTCTTGCAGTTTCTTAATGCCTGCTTTTACTTTCTTGCACTTTGTTTTCTTATCTTTCCTCCCTTGCTATACTTAGCTGGACTAAAGCCTTGGTGCAACTGTGAAATATGTCATACTTATCTCACGTCAAGTTGGTCCAAACAATTTGATAACCTTTGTGATTGGTATGCTCATCTTCTAAAAAACTCTCCTAGCAAAACCATCCACATACATGTTATTGGAAACACAATCACAGCCAACCCCAATAACGTTGAGTACATGCTTAAAACAAGGTTTGAAAATTACCCAAAAGGCAAACCCTTTTCCATGATCTTAGGTGACTTTCTGGGTCGAGGTATATTCAACGTGGACGGTGACTTATGGAGGTTCCAAAGAAAGATGGCGAGTCTAGAGCTCAACAAGTACTCCATAAGATCGTTTGCGTTCGAGATTGTCAATTACGAGATCAAAACCCGGCTTGTCCCACTTTTATCCTTAGTTGGGAGCAAAAAAGATGGGGTTTTGGATTTACAGGACGTGTTTAGAAGATTCTCCTTTGATTGTATATGCCGATTCTCATTTGGGTTAGACCCCAGGTGCCTAGAGTTGTCACTACCCATGTCTGAATTTGCTGATTCGTTTGACCTTGCATCGAAATTATCAGCAGAGAGAGCCATGACTGTGTCCCCACTTGTATGGAAGATCAAAAGGGTGTTCAACATAGGTAGTGAGAAGAAATTAAAGGAAGCTGTTAGCATGATCAATGTTTTGGCACAAGAAGTCATAAGGCAAAAGCGCAAAATGGGATTTTTCACTCATAAAGACCTTTTGTCAAGGTTCATGAGTAGTGTTGACGATGATACATATTTGAGAGACATCGTTATAAGCTTCTTATTAGCTGGGCGTGACACGGTTGCATCAGCCTTGACTAGCTTGTTTTGGCTTTTGGCAAAGCACCCACACGTGGAGTCAGCAATCATGGCTGAGGCAGACCGAGTCATCGGAGCAAATAAGGAGTTCACAAGCTTTGAGGAGCTACGAGAGCTTCATTATTTACAAGCAGCAGTGTATGAGAGTATGAGACTCTATCCTCCTATACAGTTTGATTCAAAGTTTTGTCAAAAGGATGATGTCCTCCCTGATGGGACTTTTGTGAGGAAAGGCACTAGGGTTACCTATCATCCTTACGCAATGGGTCGGATTGAAGAAATTTGGGGTTTTAATTGCTTAGAATTCAAGCCAGAAAGGTGGTTGAAAGATGGTATATTTTTTCCAGAAAACCCTTTTAAGTACCCAGTTTTTCAAGCTGGACTCAGGGTCTGTTTGGGAAAAGAAATGGCTCTAGTGGAGCTCAAATGTGTAGCACTTTCATTGCTTCGAAAATTCCACATCGACTTAGCTACACCAAGCCACACGCCACGGTTCTCTCCAGGGCTCACAGCCTCATTTAGTGGCGGATTACAGGTTTTGGTACGAGAAAGGGAAACACCTTTGTAA
- the LOC115952033 gene encoding uncharacterized protein LOC115952033 → MRGDVSSRLPLGTINVIFAALGRTGSCPSRVLSVFQPPAEEHCQASKRARVDIPLILGFSDEDKVGTIQFHDDALVVMMRIGGYDVKKVMIGQGSAIDIMNPDLYKGLGLKPEDLAAYSSPRVSFEGRMVVPKGQIRLPVQTGMDVVEVDFIVVDVFSPYTAIMGRPWLHTLGAVSSTLHQKVKYPSRGQVLEIVGSQVAAR, encoded by the coding sequence ATGCGTGGGGACGTTTCTTCAAGACTCCCCCTTGGCACAATAAACGTTATTTTTGCTGCCCTagggaggactggatcttgcccttCTAGGGTACTGTCAGTGTTCCAACCTCCGGCCGAGGAACATTGCCAAGCGTCAAAAAGAGCCAGGGTGGACATCCCcctgattttgggtttttcggatgaggacaaggttggaaccatacagTTCCATGATGATGCTCTAGTGGTCATGATGAGAATTGGTGGGTACGATGTAAAAAAAGTGATGATTGGTCAAGGTAGTGCTATTGATATAATGAACCCAGATTTGTATAAAGGGCTAGGTTTGAAGCCTGAGGACTTGGCAGCCTACAGTTCCCCTCGggtgagttttgagggaaggatggTCGTTCCAAAAGGACAGATCAGACTACCTGTGCAAACTGGtatggatgtggtggaggtggacttcattgttGTAGATGTTTTCTCTCCATACACGGCCATTATGGGCAGACCCTGGCTTCATACCCTGGGAGCAGTCTCATCTACtctacatcagaaggtgaagtacccatctAGAGGCCAAGTATTGGAGATAGTAGGAAGCCAGGTTGCAGCTCGGTAG